Proteins found in one Gigantopelta aegis isolate Gae_Host chromosome 12, Gae_host_genome, whole genome shotgun sequence genomic segment:
- the LOC121385797 gene encoding uncharacterized protein LOC121385797, with product MNSRLCFTLLCIYACVHGHFPSTKAVQQQQSEDFGPIPIFGKLDHVKHEPVPPERHGDRAEMTLPPGLWVAMSKVETDGAIGLFTGSYIPSRTLFGPLDGVVVPDEIVDHLNQYFVWKVRVNATSQHYVDIDSQTTASWLRYPAFSLEPHQHNLVQVVIDGLMYFYTPRAVQAGSELTVAIDDEHMKRLGLNTTTWCLNPLLDESRWPFFYSCPRGSCSHVLGRCDKSSDWSVKTACPGCYGFETEDCPFWGDLHVWPDTQVSADGYTTDRDLKTIPPGISVRNSTIKGAGLGAFAEQYFPSRTRFGPYGGFLINDIYNKQRNSIYTWLIFRDGTTYQKLDAIEHSTSNWLRYVNSACTKQDQNLISLQCGDKVFYYSLRPIYPGEELFNWYGGQYDDYLGITACERTMNPRYNEPNWPFFYSCPVGNCINRRSPVPRTKYSARL from the exons CAGTTCAACAGCAACAGTCAGAAGATTTCGGACCTATACCAATATTCGGCAAACTCGATCACGTCAAGCATGAACCT GTACCACCAGAAAGACATGGCGACAGAGCGGAAATGACGTTGCCGCCCGGATTATGGGTTGCGATGTCGAAAGTAGAAACGGACGGAGCCATTGGTTTGTTTACTGGCAGCTATATCCCCAGCCGGACACTCTTTGGGCCGCTAGATGGCGTCGTGGTTCCAGATGAAATAGTTGACCATTTGAATCAGTACTTTGTTTGGAAG GTGCGAGTGAACGCCACGTCGCAACACTACGTGGACATCGACTCGCAGACGACAGCGAGCTGGCTGCGATACCCGGCGTTCTCCCTGGAACCTCACCAACACAACCTCGTCCAGGTCGTCATCGACGGACTGATGTACTTCTACACACCCAGGGCCGTTCAGGCCGGATCAGAGCTGACCGTTGCCATTGACGACGAGCATATGAAGCGACTGGGCCTGAACACCACCACGTGGTGTCTGAATCCGCTCTTGGATG AGTCGAGGTGGCCTTTCTTTTACTCGTGTCCGCGAGGCAGCTGTTCCCACGTTCTAGGGAGATGTGACAAGTCTTCGGACTGGAGTGTTAAGACCGCCTGTCCAG GTTGTTACGGCTTTGAGACCGAAGACTGTCCATTCTGGGGCGACCTCCACGTATGGCCAGATACACAG GTTTCCGCTGACGGGTACACCACGGACCGCGACCTGAAGACGATACCGCCGGGCATCTCCGTCAGGAACTCAACGATAAAAGGCGCGGGGCTCGGAGCGTTTGCAGAGCAGTACTTCCCCAGTAGAACCCGGTTCGGTCCCTATGGCGGGTTTCTCATCAATGACATATACAACAAACAGCGAAATTCCATCTATACATGGTTG ATATTTAGAGATGGAACAACTTACCAAAAACTTGATGCCATAGAACATTCTACATCGAACTGGCTCCGATACGTGAACTCTGCTTGTACAAAACAAGACCAGAACTTAATATCTCTACAGTGTGGTGACAAG GTGTTCTACTACTCGCTCCGCCCCATCTACCCCGGTGAGGAGCTGTTTAACTGGTACGGTGGGCAGTACGACGATTACCTCGGTATCACTGCTTGTGAGAGGACGATGAACCCCAGATATAACG AACCTAACTGGCCGTTTTTCTACAGCTGCCCAGTGGGGAATTGTATAAATCGTAGAAGTCCTGTTCCACGAACGAAATACAGCGCTCGCCTCTAG